The following are from one region of the Cetobacterium somerae genome:
- a CDS encoding anaerobic sulfatase maturase, translated as MNHINLLIKPSSSLCNINCDYCFYSDVAFNRAHPSFGFMSIETLEKLVKESFFTAKNSITFSFQGGEPTLIGIDFYKAFHNFIKKYNTNNISVNFSIQTNGILLNKEWINLFKQEKYLVGISLDGYKELHNFFRKDKLGVGTFSQTFKNIKLLQKNNIDFNILCVVNKKTVENLKDIYLFFKNSKFKYLQFIPCLDKLDNSTGDYSLTEQEYGFFLDELFKLWNNDLKNKKYISIRFFDNLLAIILNNQAESCDMNGHCSVNTVVESNGNIYPCDFYVLDELLLGNIHSTSLKEILTSEKAYNFVKSSLKFDSECKTCNYFNLCKSGCRRHKNFQDGTFKNRFCNSFKYFYSKNIKQLLEIAHSF; from the coding sequence ATGAATCATATAAATCTTTTAATCAAGCCATCGTCAAGTCTTTGCAATATAAATTGTGATTACTGTTTTTATAGTGATGTTGCATTTAATAGAGCTCACCCAAGTTTTGGATTTATGAGTATAGAAACTTTAGAAAAATTAGTAAAAGAAAGTTTCTTTACCGCAAAGAATTCTATTACATTTTCTTTTCAAGGTGGAGAGCCTACTTTAATAGGAATTGATTTTTATAAAGCATTTCATAATTTTATAAAGAAATACAATACAAATAATATTTCTGTTAACTTTTCTATTCAAACTAATGGAATTTTGTTAAATAAAGAATGGATTAATTTATTTAAACAAGAAAAATATTTAGTTGGTATTTCTTTAGATGGATATAAAGAACTACATAATTTTTTTAGAAAAGATAAATTAGGAGTGGGAACTTTTAGTCAAACTTTTAAGAATATTAAGCTATTACAAAAAAATAATATCGATTTTAATATTCTTTGTGTAGTTAATAAAAAAACTGTTGAAAATTTAAAAGATATCTACCTTTTTTTTAAAAACTCTAAGTTTAAATACTTGCAATTTATTCCTTGTTTAGATAAACTTGATAATTCTACTGGAGATTATTCTTTAACAGAACAAGAATATGGATTTTTTTTAGATGAACTTTTTAAATTGTGGAATAATGATTTAAAAAATAAAAAATATATTAGTATTCGTTTTTTCGATAATTTATTAGCTATTATTTTAAATAATCAAGCTGAATCTTGTGATATGAACGGACATTGTAGTGTTAATACTGTCGTTGAAAGTAATGGTAATATCTATCCTTGCGATTTTTATGTTTTAGATGAGCTTCTATTAGGAAATATTCATTCTACCTCTTTAAAAGAGATTCTTACTTCTGAAAAAGCTTATAATTTCGTTAAGAGTTCATTAAAGTTTGATTCAGAATGTAAAACTTGTAATTATTTCAATCTTTGTAAAAGTGGATGTAGAAGACATAAAAATTTTCAAGATGGAACTTTTAAAAATAGATTTTGTAATTCATTTAAGTATTTTTATTCTAAAAATATAAAACAACTTTTAGAGATTGCTCATTCGTTTTAA
- a CDS encoding helix-turn-helix transcriptional regulator produces MKKYKKFEKILFLFFILTNILIISLVYKKEEKNYNKYLISQIEEKKRIFQLKTDLLYSSILDLKNENTFLEYESNPTPYNLLKVFKTLKIKNSFFSKFGYKISFGNSDSNIFITPEETVNKNDFFTTLKFQLNSKDNLQITDDESTMYLLNFPSKLETLQKSLWLITIDKSIFFSDIKTKDIGQWAIEKNNNFYSIMPSLEKLKLSNKKKLYIFKDNAFDFNLIFQQKKHNLFPNIFFDILKILILTTAIFICILKIFNFFQNPIIYINQRKNLKDYILGIKSVKDIDSFTEKFENLKFPLRLVLIELFDSDTPELYTDTLPIVKDYLITSLNNSSQYEYVDIDYKSILFIVSEEALTDIDDGFSFLLEHVQKKYNLKLTASVSNEILYLDTLPKEYIKCKRILNFKFLYSSYFVILESFTNKNNPSFFYSIDIENKLANRLLNGNFLGCKKIIDEIFEDIDSNLDKNKVNDFSLLLCNTLGRVTSQLGEFDINNKIDIHIKETSIPNLKNTFLKFCKDICDLKQVEENSTNIEIKNKIQQYLEDNYSNDFSLEDLSEYLGFSFRYTSLLFKKNMGDNFKNYLNLFRINKSKEIIQNNKNIKIKEVAELVGYNSSNTFIRIFKKYEGISPARFFLENITDN; encoded by the coding sequence ATGAAAAAATATAAAAAATTTGAAAAAATTTTATTTTTATTTTTTATTCTTACTAATATTTTAATTATATCTTTAGTTTATAAAAAAGAAGAAAAAAATTATAACAAATACTTAATAAGTCAAATTGAAGAAAAAAAAAGAATATTTCAATTAAAAACTGATTTGTTATATTCTTCTATTTTAGATTTAAAAAATGAAAATACTTTTTTAGAGTATGAGTCTAATCCAACACCATATAACCTTCTAAAAGTTTTTAAAACTTTAAAAATTAAAAATAGTTTTTTTAGTAAATTTGGTTATAAAATTTCCTTTGGAAATAGTGACTCTAATATTTTTATTACTCCTGAAGAAACTGTAAATAAAAATGATTTTTTTACTACTTTAAAGTTTCAATTAAATTCAAAGGATAATCTTCAAATAACTGATGATGAGTCTACAATGTATCTTCTCAATTTTCCATCTAAACTTGAAACTTTACAAAAAAGTTTATGGTTAATTACTATTGATAAAAGCATCTTTTTTTCTGATATTAAAACAAAAGATATTGGACAATGGGCAATCGAAAAAAATAATAATTTTTATTCAATTATGCCATCTCTTGAAAAACTTAAACTATCAAATAAAAAAAAATTATATATTTTCAAAGATAATGCTTTTGACTTTAATTTAATTTTTCAACAAAAAAAACATAATCTATTTCCAAATATTTTTTTTGATATTCTTAAAATATTAATTTTGACTACAGCTATATTTATTTGTATTCTTAAAATATTTAATTTTTTTCAAAATCCCATTATTTATATCAATCAGCGAAAAAATCTTAAGGATTATATTTTAGGAATTAAATCTGTTAAAGATATTGATAGTTTTACTGAAAAATTTGAAAACTTAAAATTCCCACTAAGACTGGTTTTAATTGAACTTTTTGACTCTGATACCCCTGAACTTTATACGGATACTTTACCTATTGTTAAAGATTATCTAATAACCTCTTTAAATAACTCTTCTCAATATGAATATGTTGACATTGATTATAAAAGTATTCTTTTTATAGTTTCAGAAGAAGCATTAACAGATATTGACGATGGATTTTCATTTTTATTAGAACATGTTCAAAAGAAATATAATTTAAAATTAACTGCTTCTGTATCCAATGAAATTTTATATCTAGATACACTTCCTAAAGAATATATAAAATGTAAAAGAATATTAAATTTTAAATTTTTATATAGTAGTTATTTTGTTATTTTGGAATCTTTTACAAATAAAAATAATCCAAGCTTCTTTTATTCTATTGATATTGAAAATAAACTAGCAAATAGACTTTTAAATGGTAATTTCTTAGGATGTAAAAAAATAATTGATGAGATTTTCGAAGATATCGATTCTAATTTAGATAAAAATAAAGTGAACGATTTCTCCTTACTTTTATGCAATACTTTAGGAAGAGTTACTTCACAATTAGGCGAGTTTGATATAAATAATAAAATAGATATTCATATAAAAGAAACTAGTATTCCAAATTTAAAAAATACATTTTTAAAATTTTGTAAAGATATTTGTGATCTCAAACAAGTAGAAGAGAATTCTACTAATATTGAAATTAAAAATAAAATTCAACAATATTTAGAAGATAACTATTCTAATGATTTCTCTCTTGAAGATTTATCTGAATATTTAGGTTTCTCTTTTAGATACACAAGCTTACTTTTTAAAAAAAATATGGGTGATAACTTTAAAAATTATCTTAATCTTTTTAGAATAAACAAATCTAAAGAGATTATTCAAAATAATAAAAATATTAAAATTAAAGAAGTTGCTGAGTTAGTTGGATATAACAGTTCCAACACTTTCATTAGAATATTTAAAAAATATGAAGGAATCTCTCCTGCTAGATTTTTCTTAGAGAATATAACTGATAACTAA
- a CDS encoding type 2 periplasmic-binding domain-containing protein, translating into MYRRKSMLVLSLALLGLKSFSSDVNEKNKNYKISEKPVTLSILAIQNGKVFDENWLVFKEAFKDTNIKLESATSKNLTDEVQAFNLAVSSGNLPDIISYAYPDKIENLGMAGGMVPLNELIDKHAPNIKAFFDKYPRYKMDAVAADGKIYYIPCYYDWYAMKASQGLFIRKDWLDKLGLQTPENMDDFYKVLKAFKEQDPNGNGKADEIPYFDRTIEFATKELVGLFGAEYGFYLDNGIVKYGPTQERFKEAMPEVIKWYKEGLIDPEIYTRGFSGRDYMLRNDIGGVTFDWFASTTGYNNDEELKKQNEKFEFIAIAPPKYKGKSYAPDARTTSLGGWGISASAKDPVTIIKYMDYWFSDKGYELYNWGVEGDTFAKDENGKKYYTDKVMKAPGKNALQVLRDNGLQFKMGARQDYEYEKAWGDPKATEWSEMYMANGYIMDQVPLFKYTPEEAKKVQKINSQISMALDEMSQKWVLGAEDFDKSYEKFVERVNKLGLKELIEINQRAYDRVQS; encoded by the coding sequence ATGTATAGAAGAAAATCTATGTTAGTTTTATCATTAGCCTTATTAGGATTAAAAAGCTTTTCTAGTGATGTTAATGAAAAAAATAAAAATTATAAAATATCTGAAAAACCAGTGACATTGTCAATTTTAGCAATTCAAAATGGAAAAGTTTTTGATGAGAATTGGCTAGTATTTAAAGAAGCGTTCAAAGATACAAATATAAAATTAGAAAGTGCAACATCTAAAAATTTAACTGACGAAGTTCAAGCTTTTAATTTAGCAGTATCTTCAGGCAATTTACCAGATATTATATCTTATGCATATCCAGATAAAATTGAAAATTTAGGTATGGCAGGGGGTATGGTGCCTTTAAATGAATTAATAGATAAGCATGCTCCAAATATAAAAGCCTTTTTTGATAAATATCCAAGATATAAAATGGATGCTGTCGCTGCAGATGGAAAAATATATTATATTCCATGCTATTATGATTGGTATGCCATGAAAGCATCACAAGGATTGTTTATAAGAAAGGATTGGCTAGATAAGTTAGGATTACAAACTCCAGAAAATATGGATGATTTTTATAAAGTCTTAAAAGCTTTTAAAGAGCAAGATCCAAATGGAAATGGAAAAGCAGACGAAATTCCATATTTTGATAGAACTATTGAATTTGCAACAAAAGAGTTAGTTGGATTATTTGGAGCTGAATATGGCTTTTATCTAGATAATGGTATAGTAAAATATGGTCCCACTCAAGAAAGATTTAAAGAGGCTATGCCTGAAGTAATTAAATGGTATAAAGAGGGACTTATAGATCCGGAAATTTATACAAGAGGATTTAGTGGAAGAGATTATATGTTACGTAATGATATTGGAGGAGTGACATTTGATTGGTTTGCAAGTACAACAGGATATAATAATGATGAAGAATTAAAAAAACAAAATGAAAAATTTGAATTTATAGCAATTGCACCGCCTAAATATAAAGGGAAGAGTTATGCTCCAGATGCAAGAACAACATCTTTAGGTGGATGGGGAATTTCTGCAAGTGCTAAAGATCCAGTAACAATAATTAAATATATGGATTATTGGTTCTCAGATAAAGGATATGAGCTTTATAACTGGGGAGTTGAAGGAGATACTTTCGCAAAGGACGAAAATGGAAAAAAATATTATACAGATAAAGTAATGAAAGCTCCAGGAAAAAATGCATTACAAGTGTTAAGAGATAATGGATTACAATTTAAAATGGGAGCGCGACAAGATTATGAATATGAAAAAGCTTGGGGAGATCCAAAAGCAACTGAATGGTCTGAGATGTATATGGCAAATGGTTATATAATGGATCAAGTTCCACTTTTTAAATATACTCCAGAAGAGGCAAAGAAAGTACAAAAAATTAACTCACAGATATCAATGGCTTTAGATGAGATGAGTCAGAAATGGGTATTAGGTGCAGAAGATTTTGATAAATCTTATGAAAAATTTGTAGAAAGAGTTAATAAATTAGGTTTAAAAGAACTTATAGAAATAAATCAAAGAGCATATGATAGGGTTCAGTCTTAA
- a CDS encoding alginate lyase family protein — protein MKNELFKENSKKIIETCDLLCKNTFIFNHKWDMEVCKVPYTFSEEIIWNKIPFEDPEWTFMLNRHKFWIYLAKAYTLTSEKKYFDTFISQVNSWINTVDVFKDEYFNCSRTIEIGIRCLNWIKAIKIFKNSSCNLNFIENKMIESLIYQCEILIKTYDDFRTLSNWGVMQNCGLISLALNYQEQYPILKKHLVIGLERLEHQCKIQILPDGVHWEQSPMYQNEVLNCLLDVAFDFEKLNLDIPTFILSSIKKLAYSNAYMKKPNHNQPMQGDSDETDLRDIITRSAYILKDQNLKYFGYNFVDFESIWDIGDSNVSRYEELPTKKPNFTSIALKESGNFYLRDSFEENSNYLWFRCGALGSGHGHGEHLHFDLVSNGEDFISDPGRFTYVEGNRDREFLKSCFAHNTTIVDNLPFSKFNGAWGIVESALTLNTHHSFNTNFDFVEGGHLGYISLESPVVTNRKILYLKNDLWIIIDEFLTEGAHEYSQIFNFYPDKKPTIINNQKAFIKGKNSNLFMYWIDKNLDLNLKNSIFSTEYNKKNSNFQLVSSIKSDKSKTLFTVISSKELTIKETSILRGDGSFVPSYEAQAIEITLTSNNKIIVFNSMIDINNQKKSYLVDNILFYGKTGFIKKCDNTTSFEIIKY, from the coding sequence ATGAAAAATGAACTATTCAAAGAGAATAGTAAAAAAATAATTGAAACTTGTGATTTACTTTGCAAAAATACATTTATTTTTAATCATAAGTGGGATATGGAAGTTTGTAAAGTTCCATATACTTTTTCTGAAGAAATTATTTGGAACAAAATTCCTTTTGAAGATCCTGAGTGGACATTTATGCTAAATCGTCATAAATTTTGGATTTATTTAGCTAAAGCTTATACTTTAACCTCTGAAAAAAAATATTTCGACACTTTTATCTCACAGGTTAACTCATGGATTAACACTGTAGATGTTTTCAAAGATGAATATTTCAATTGTTCTAGAACTATTGAAATAGGAATTCGATGTTTAAATTGGATAAAAGCTATTAAAATTTTTAAAAATAGTTCTTGTAATTTAAACTTTATTGAAAATAAAATGATTGAATCCCTTATATATCAATGTGAAATTCTAATTAAAACTTATGATGATTTTAGAACTCTTAGTAATTGGGGAGTTATGCAAAACTGTGGATTAATTTCTCTAGCTTTAAATTACCAAGAACAATATCCTATTCTTAAGAAACACTTAGTTATCGGATTAGAACGTTTGGAGCATCAATGTAAAATTCAAATTTTGCCTGATGGAGTTCACTGGGAGCAATCCCCTATGTACCAAAATGAAGTTTTAAATTGCCTACTTGATGTTGCATTTGATTTTGAAAAATTAAATTTAGATATACCTACTTTTATTCTATCTAGTATAAAAAAACTAGCTTATAGTAATGCTTATATGAAAAAACCAAATCATAATCAACCTATGCAAGGAGATAGTGATGAGACAGATTTAAGAGATATTATTACTCGATCAGCTTATATTTTAAAAGATCAAAATTTAAAATACTTTGGATATAATTTTGTAGACTTTGAATCTATTTGGGATATTGGAGACTCTAATGTTTCTAGATATGAAGAATTACCAACTAAAAAACCTAATTTTACTTCAATCGCTCTAAAAGAAAGTGGAAACTTTTATCTAAGAGACTCTTTTGAAGAGAATAGTAATTATCTTTGGTTTAGATGTGGAGCTCTTGGTAGTGGTCATGGACACGGAGAACATCTACACTTTGATTTAGTATCTAATGGAGAGGATTTTATAAGTGATCCTGGAAGATTTACTTATGTTGAAGGCAATAGAGATCGAGAGTTTTTAAAAAGTTGTTTTGCTCATAATACTACTATTGTTGACAATCTTCCATTTAGTAAATTTAATGGAGCGTGGGGTATTGTTGAATCTGCTTTAACTCTAAATACACACCACTCTTTTAATACAAACTTTGATTTTGTAGAAGGTGGACACTTGGGGTATATCTCTTTAGAATCTCCTGTTGTTACTAATCGAAAAATCTTATATTTAAAAAATGATTTGTGGATTATTATTGATGAATTTTTAACTGAAGGTGCTCACGAATATTCTCAAATCTTTAATTTTTATCCAGATAAAAAACCTACTATAATTAATAATCAAAAAGCTTTTATTAAAGGAAAAAATAGCAATCTTTTCATGTATTGGATCGACAAAAACTTAGACTTAAATTTAAAAAATAGTATTTTTTCTACTGAATATAATAAAAAAAATTCTAATTTTCAATTAGTTAGCTCTATAAAAAGCGATAAAAGTAAAACACTATTTACTGTAATATCTTCTAAAGAACTTACTATCAAAGAGACTTCCATTTTAAGAGGAGACGGATCTTTTGTTCCCTCTTATGAGGCTCAGGCAATTGAAATCACTTTAACTTCAAATAATAAAATCATTGTTTTTAACTCAATGATTGATATAAACAATCAGAAAAAAAGTTATTTAGTTGATAATATTTTATTTTATGGAAAAACTGGATTTATTAAAAAGTGTG